The following is a genomic window from Marinococcus sp. PL1-022.
CAGTTAAGCCGGTAACTTCGCTTACCTCCGGAGACACCGCCTCCGGTTCATGTACAAGCGTATAAAAGGCATCGTCGCGGACCAGCCGGTTGTGTTTAATTTTAATAGCCCCCATCGACAATATCTTATCTCCGGCATCCGCGTTAAAGCCCGAGGTTTCCAGATCAAGGACGGTGACGTTCAGCGAAGACAGCGATTTCTGCAGAGGCTGTTCTGCTTTTACGTCTTTTTGAAGCTGACGCATAAAAGACTGATGCTGCGGATTCGTGGAGTCCAGGCCGCCAAATCGACTCGAAATACTGCGCATCCATTGGAACATTTAAAAATCACCCGACTCCATGATTTTTTTTGTATGCTGAAACAGGTGCTTTCCTTCTTTTAATGCAGACTTCAGCTCGGACTTCTGGGTTTTCGAGAGCTCCTGCACCGGCACGTAATGAACGTCCTCATAGACGTTTTGTTTCCTGGAGAATGAAGCCCGCAGCTCCAGCAAATTTTTAAAATGCACATCCTTGCCCTTCACATAGGAATGCTTTTCCGATACCTGCCGGATACGTTCGATTGTAGAAGAAGCATGAATGCCTTCATAAATGGCGAGCAGGCGCAGGGCATGAACGTATGGGAAAAACCCGACATCTTTAATGTGCATCGAGCCTGCGTACTGCCCTTTTTCTTCCGGGAGAAGCTGCCCGAAAGCGTTGAGCCCTTTGTGCAGATAGGCGGTGTTTTCCGATAACCGTTTTAGCACCTCTCTCCGGCCGGCCTGTTCAAAGACATGCTGCTTTACGTCCTCAAGAAGTTCATCTTCTCCCACAAGCGTCCTGGCATCGATAAAGGTGAGCAGATGGCGGAAAGGACCCCATTCATCGGCTTCAATCCAGCCGTCCACCTGCTTTTTCCACCCTTCCACCCCGTGGCACCAGCGTTTATGGGAAGCCATAACCAGCCCTTCACAGCGCGGGTACCCAACGATCGCCATTCCTTCACGTATTTCCGCTCCCAGACCGAGAAAATAATCCTGAAGTTCGTCATCTGTTCCTTCAAAAACAATACCGTGATCCTGATCACTGAATTTTGCCTGTTCCTGTCTTCCCGCACTTCCCATAAGAAAAAAAGCAAAGTGAGCAGGAAGTTCTCCCCGCTCACTCTGATGATGATGAACAGCAAGAGTAACCGTTTCTGAAATCCACGTATCGTGGGCTTCATTAAGCTTTACTGGCTCTCCCGCCAAGTCGTCCATCTTCTCTTCTTTGTCTTTTTTTATTTCTTCATAGCTCTTAAAGGAAGGTTCTGCTGAAAATCCCTGTGTTTGTGAGAATGAAGAATTTGACATATTTTATGCTCCTGTTCTTTCCGAAGAATTGTCTGTAGTAGGCTGCACGTTTTCCGGATAACCGTATGCACCGTGCTCACTCATATCAAGACCCATAATTTCTTCTTCCTCCGATACGCGCAGTCCGCCGATAATCGATTTCGTAATTAAGAGCAGAATGTACGAAGCAATAAATGCAAACAGCCCGCACGCTACGACACTGATAATTTGTACACCAAGCTGAGTTAACCCGCCGCCGTAAAACAACCCGGCACGGCCGCCGTTCATTTCAGCAAGCTGTGGTGTGGCAAAGAAGCCGGTGGAAATCGTACCCCAGGCGCCGGCCATACCATGCACTGAAAGGGCAAAAATCGGATCGTCGATGTTGCGCTTTTCAAAGAAACGAACGCTGAAGAAGCAGAGCATACCGCCAATTGCGCCGATAACCACGGAAGCCCATGGAGCCACAAATGCGCAGGAGGCCGTAATTGCTACAAGACCTGCAAGTGCTCCGTTAAGCATGCTTGGTACGTCTGCTTTTCCAAGCACCGCCCAGGCAATCAGAAGTGCTGCAAAAGCACCCGCTGCAGCGGCAAGCTGCGTATTCATAGAAACGTAGCCAAAGAATCCGTCTGCTACTCCAAATGTACTGGCTCCGTTAAAGCCGAACCAGCCGACCCACAGCAGTAGTACACCTAAAGCAGTGAAGACCTGGTTGTGGCCTGGAAGATTGTTAACTGAACCATCTTTATTGTATTTCCCAATACGCGGCTTAAGTAAAATCGTTGCCGCAAGAGCGCCCATTGCACCAGTAAGGTGGACTACTGTGGAACCGGCAAAGTCCTGTTTGCCAAGGCCGGAAATCCAGCCGCCGCCCCAGATCCAGTGTGCAACTACCGGATATACAATGGCAGAGAATAATATAGCGAATACTACGTAAGCAGCAAGCTTTGCACGTTCAGCGAACCCGCCAAAAGCAATCGTAAGGGCAATCGCCGCAAATGCCAGCTGGAAGATAAAGTCAACGGCAGGAGTTAAACCGTCTGCAGTGCTTGCATCCCCATAAAAGAAGTTCGACAGTCCAATAATGCCTCCGACATCGTTACCGTAGATAAAACCGTACCCGACAGCCCAGAAGACAAGCGAGGAAATTCCCAGTGTAAAGATTGTTTTTCCTGCAATGTGACCCGCGTTTTTCATCCGGGTCGAACCTGCTTCCAATAGAATAAATCCACCCTGCATAAGAATAACTAAAATAAATCCAATCATAACCCAAAGGTTATCAAGCAATACTATCGGATCCACATTTTTTCCCCCTCTGTTATTATCGTGCAAGATTCATGTGAACTTAGTTAACATCTTGCGTTAAATAGTATTTTACCGTTTAAATTTTCAGAATCTAGTATTATGTAAGATAATCTAACACAAAAATATCACCTTTATTGTTCAAAAATTCGAAAAACCAGTGATATATAAGGAGTTCAAAAGTTTTATTTTTTTACGAAATATTTTTGCTTTCATGATTTTTGAAAGCGTTATCGTAAAATAACAGCCTTTTTTGTGCCAGTACCTTTTCCCAAAAAATAATAAAGACGATAAAATTAATTATCGTCCCAGCTGTTTATTTCTATTCGATTATGCTATACAGACTGTTTTTGAATCAGCTTCTGAAGCAGGCGTACAAAAAACGGCAGGCAGATAAATAAAACGAGCACTCTTATAATATGAAGACTCGACACAAGCGTCGGTTCAAGATTTAAAGCAATCGCTGTACTGCTCATCTCTGCAGCCCCTGCCGGAACTGTGCTGAGCAGACTCGTTACGTACGGCAGTCCGGTCGCCGCATGAAACAGCAGTGCAAGCAGAAGGCTGAAAATAAAGTAAAACCCAAGAAGCACCGCGCTCGGCCGCCCAATCTCTTTTAGTTTGTAAAAGGTCGGACGGTCAAAACGAATACCGACCATCGCTCCGAGCAGGGCCTGACCGCTCCCGCCGATAACAGATGGCAGCCCATTGTCTGTTGTCACCACCCAGTGCCCCACTATAAATCCAATAATTAACCCATAAAACAGTGTTCCCGCCGGCACTTTATACAAATAATAAAGCAGGACTGTCACCGCGACGCAGATGCCAAACACTCCCATTACCACTGGGGAAACCTCGGCCACCGACGGTCCGGCACTGCCCATCGAACCGATGTCGGCTGGTGTCGTAAGACCAATAAAAATTGGTATTGTTAATACAAACAGCGTTATTCGCGTAGTGTGAAACGCAGCAACCATCCGGTTATCCGCTCCGTAATCGCTGCTTAGGCCGATCACCTCCGAAGCCCCGCCCGGCACACAGCAAAAGTAAGCCGTCAGCGGATCCAGGTCTGTCCAGCGGTTCATCAGCCAGCCGAGACCAACCCCGAGCGCCATCGTTAAGCTGAGCGTAAGGATCAGCGGAAAAATATACTGTCCCAGAAGAGCAAAGATGCCGGGCTCCATCATGAAACCTATGTTGCAGCCAATGAGGGCGAGAACGGTGCGGAACGGCCAGCCATCAAACACAAGCCGTTTGTAAGACATGCCGCAGGCTATACCTGTCACGAGCCCGCCAAGCAGCCATCCTGCCGGCAGCTGTAAGTAGGAAAACAAGCCGCCTGTTAATACAGCAGCTGCCAATAAGAGAAGTTTTGTCCGCTTCATCCTGATGCCTTCTTTCCTCATTCATCCATATCGGTTAACATTATAGCATCCTGATGAAATTGAAAAACCTTCCTGCTATTTCCTGCATTAATTGCATTTTATTCACAGCATAGGTGTTTAAGCAGAAATGACGAAGGTTATACAAAAGGTATCATTTGCTAAAAGGAGGAAACAAATATATGACTGCCGGCATTTACAATATCGACGCCGTCCAGGCCGATGGCACAGAAAAAACGCTGAACGAGTACAAGGGAGAGGTGCTGCTGATTGTCAACACTGCTTCCGAATGCGGATTCACACCGCAGTACGAAGAATTGGAGGAGCTGTATCAACGATACAAAAACCGTGGTTTTCAGGTGCTCGGCTTTCCTTCGAACGACTTTGGCGGCCAGGAGCCGGACACAATTCAAAATATTACAGAATTCTGCGAAACCAATTACGGGGTCAGCTTTGATATTTTTGATAAGGTCCATGCTAAAGGAAACGAAAAACACCCGCTGTTTGACTGGCTCCTGAAGCAGACCAGCCCGGACCGTGAGATCGAATGGAATTTTGAAAAGTTCCTTGTTTCCCGCCGCGGCGAAGTTCTCGGCAGCTTCAAAAGCAGCACAAAGCCAACCGATCCGCAAATAACGGCCATGATTGAAACAGGCCTTCAGCAATCTTAAGAACGGAGAACATAAAAAAGCAGCCGGCATAGCGAATATGCCGGCTGCTTTACTTCGTTATTTTGTCGTTGATGCGTAATCGAACTCATCCGGGTGCAGACCGTAACGGGCATTTTCATTCATGCCGTTGATCGTATCCATATCCTTCGTATCGAGTTCAAAATCGAATACTTCTGCATTGGACCGGATCCGTTCGGCTGTAACAGATTTAGGAATAGATACAACCTTATTTTGAAGCGCCCACCGCACTAGAACCTGTGCCGGTGTCTTGCCGTGCTTATCAGCAATTTCCTTCACCGCATCATGGTCAAGAAGGTCCCCTTTGCCAAGCGGTCTCCAGCCTTCAAGCTGAATATCATGGCTTTGGCAGTATTCCAGCAGCGCTTTTTGGAAAAGGCGCGGGTGAAACTCCACCTGGTTCAACATCGGTGTAATTTCTGCCGTTTTCAGCAGTTCTTCAAGATGCTGGTCGGTAAAGTTACTGACTCCTATCGCACGCACTTTGCCGTCTTTATAAAGCTTTTCGAGTGCCCCCCATGTTTCCTTGAACTTTCCAGGAACCGGCCAATGGATCAAATAAAGGTCCACTACATCGACGCCGAGTTTTTTACGGGAGCGCTCAAAGGCTTCCAGCGCTTCGTCAAAGCCATGTTCGTTATTCCAGAGCTTTGTGGTAATAAATAATTCATCACGCGGCACTCCGCTTTCCTGAATCGCTTCTCCGACGCTTTCTTCGTTGTCATAAAAAGAAGCGGTGTCAATCGAGCGATAGCCTGCCTCCAGGGCGGTTAAAACAGCATTTTTTACTTCATCGCCTTTTTCCGCCTGATAGACGCCAAGGCCCAGCCACGGCATTTTTACTCCGTTTGCTAACGTTGTTACAGATGTTTGAATACTCATGTACGATCTTCCTCCTCTGTTGGAATACACCAGTCAATTTCCGGACGGTCCGCTTCTTTTAAAAACTGATTTGCTTTTGAAAACGGTCGGCTTCCGAAGAAGCCTTTATTGGCCGAAAACGGACTTGGGTGTGGTGATTTAATGACTAAATGGTGTTCATTTGTAATAAGCTCTTCTTTAGCCTGAGCATGGCGTCCCCACAAAATAAAGACAACAGGATACTCTTTTTCATTTGTCTGCCGGATTACTTCATTTGTGAAGGTTTCCCACCCTTTCCCTTTGTGCGAATTTGCTTCCCCTTTTCGCACCGTAAGTACTGTATTCAGCAGAAGCACTCCCTGCTTTGCCCAGGAAACGAGAGAGCCGTGACCCGGTTTTTCACAGCCCAGATCTTCTTCCAGCTCTGCATGAATGTTTTTCAGCGATGGCGGGATGGAAACATCCGGGTTTACTGAAAAGCTTAGCCCGTGGGCCTGCTTTGGGCCATGGTAGGGATCCTGACCGAGAATAACCACCTTTGTATTCTCATAGCCTGTATAATGCAGCGCGTTAAAAATGTCATGCATGTCAGGATACACGGTTTTCTCCTGGTATTCCTTTTTTAAAAACTCCCGCAGCTCCTGATAATACTCTTTATCGAATTCCTTTTCGAGTACAGGAGCCCAGTCATTCTGCAGAATTTCCATAGCCGCGTCGACTCCTTCGCCTGCTGATTTCTTTTACTAAATGCTCTACGTCATTAATATCCTTTTTTTAGAAAGGTCAAACGTAAGGAGTCCGGGAATTGTCAATAGAATGCCACGCCTATTGATTGTTTTTACTGCATGGCCGCGTTACGATAAAATTAACATTAACGTGAGTCAGGAAAGCGAAGGAGCGGCAGGCGATGAATGATACTAATACAGCGGTAAAACAGCCGAGCAGCATTAAAGCCATCATTTCTTTAGTACTGGGTTTTGATGCGTTTATTTTTCTTGTAATTCTTTTTCCCTTCAGCCTGATCTTCGGCATTATTGGGCTGTGGGTAGGTATTAAAGCATTAAAGGATATTAAAAACAATCATTACCGCGGCAGAAAAGCAGCTTTGGCTGGAGTAATTTTCAGCTTAATTGGAATGATAACAGGAGCTGTTATTACGTTAAATGTATTCATATTGTAATAAAATATCGGCGCCGGCAGGCCTGAAAACTCCTGCAGGCGCCGAATTTTTGTGCCGAAAATAAAAAGCGCTTTTTACATGCCGCCTATTTGTGATAAGGACTACCGCACACAATATAAGAACAAAGTTAAATTTAATCGTATAATTTACATTTCTATTTAAATACATTATGTTTTATGAAAGATTTTATTTTCTAAATTTCTGAACGCAATTTTGTGGAAATTTATACTTTTAATTTAGAAAAATATAAAAACCTGCCTATACTTTTGAAAGCTAGACAAGCTAATATAATTGATATGAATTTAAAATATTTATTACCTAACTTGCTACTTTAACGTGTATCAATCCAGCCTTTTAACATTTTTCATAAAAAAAAGAAAGAAATTTGTTGGTATTTTTAGTCATTTGATATATAATGTAGGTAGATAAAAAGCTTGACTTTGCCGAAGGCTTACGTTCCACGTAAGTTACTTAGTAGGTAAAGTGGGGCTTTTATTTTTTTGAATTATATTCTTTATTTTCTTTACTATTACTAGGCGTAAATTTCCAATGCCTGTAAGAATGTAACCAATTATTTTCAACTTTACCTTTTATACCGGTACTATCTCCAATATTAAAGTTAGGATACACTTCTCTTATACGAGAATTAATTTCTTTATATAGCTTTTCCTTTGCTACGGTCCTTTTTCCTCTCCTTTTTTCACCCTCAGGAATGATTTTATGCTTTCCGTTTAAACGAAATTCTATTGCTCCTAATACTACATCTAAACACTGTAAAATCACATGATCATGAGAATTAGCTTCAGCTATATCATCTTTACTGTGTATAAATAAATTAGCATCCTTAAAAACATCTTGATTCTGCAAATTATAAATATATGCTTTAAATCTATCATTTTTTTCTTTGGTATCTGGTAACTGATCAAAAAAGGGATAAAGGGATATTTTTTCTCCAGTTGGATTCGAATATCTAAAACCGAAAGCGTGTTTGAAAAATTGATAGTACAGCAAAAAATACTGCTTTTCTTTTTGTTCATTGCTAAGTCCCAGTGCAATATAACGATTATGAGTAAACATGATTCTAATCTTAAGCTTGTCTTCCTTAACAAATTCAAAAAATTTATCCATTAACTCGATGTACTTATCTAAATAGTTTGACGTTACTTTTTGCCATTTCACTTCACTATTGCCAAAGTTTAGTTGCTCCTTCTTTCTTTCCAACTCATTTTTAACCTCTTCAAAGTGAATTGAACGTACTAAAACTCCTCCGTAAAAATCGCCGAAATATGCCCCGTTTTTTTCTGATTCATCACAATAAACTATATACTGCATTAATATACCACCGTTCTTCTTCGATTAAAGCTAATTTTATTATTTCGAAACTTCATTAATACAGCTTCATTAAAAATAAGTGCCACAAAAAATAAACTTTATCATCTCAAATACAAAAGTTTGCATTTTTTCATTCCAAATAAATAAGCAAAATAACAAAAATATAGCAAAAATAATTATTTTGAAAAAAGTTAATTTATTCTTTTTATCAGTTTGCAAATATATACTTGAATATATGTTTCTAACGTAAATTTTTCGATTATCCTCTGGTTTTGAATTTTTATCAATGATAAATATAGCATCTTTATGGTCAGCACTTTCAATTTTGTAAATATCGTAGAATATAATTAAAACTGGATTAATATAGTAAAGGTTATTGTACATATATAAACTACCTATTACTAAAAATAAAATCAAAAATGCTACTAATTTGGGTATATCAATACTTCCATCAATAGAAAAAACTTCTGTATTAAAAGATATAAAAGGGATTATATAAGTAACAATATAATTTAAAGATTCCCCATCTTTTTCTTTTAAAGCTAGTATAGTAATTGGGTCATTAGGTTGAGATTTTAACGGTCTATCAATAAATAACTTCAGTGTAACTAACGTTATCATCATTAGACCGCCAATGAATAAACAAAAAACTAAATGATTTATATTAAAAAAGAAAAGAATTAAAAACAATGGCAAGTATGAACTAGCAAAGAGCATATATCGGAAAACTTTAGTCATTATTTTTCCCATAATGCTTCCTTTCTAAAATTATATTATTTACTCGAAATATCTACTTTTTTATCCGCAAAAATATATTTACTATCTACTAAAGTTTTAGCAGTTTCCCCGTTTACTATTCTAATTATTTGGTCTACCGCTTTAAACTCATTGGCTTTTGAAACGTCTAGAGTAATTTGATTGTTTTTTTCATCTAAATTAAAAAAAACTTTGTCTCCGACTTCCTTTTTCATCTGAGCAAAGACTTCAAACGAAAAATTTTCCAACTTCCCAGTAGTCCATATGCTATATAATTTCCTTTTTAAATTTGAATTATTTTGACACTTATTTTCTACAATATTGAAATTTGTAATCCAGTTTCTATTACTCAAATTTTCAAGAGCATTGTTAGCATTCGCATCTATATGTTGAGTATATTTAAATAATTGTTCAAAGAAATAATTATGAATAATTAATATATCATTTCCCCATCCAATAGCACAGTTTTTCTCTTCTAACTCTAATAATGGTGTGTTTGTTTTCTGTAGATAATCGTCTTTTCCATTTCCAAATATATAAGTATGAGACTTAGCCTTATAATAATTGGATTTGTTAAGTTTAGAAAAAAAGTATACATCGAAGTCGTATTTTTCACTATCATTCACATTTATTTTTATTACATATCCTTTTATGCTAGATTCTAGTTCTTCGTATTTTTTCTTAGTTAAAATTGAAAAATTATCATCTTTAATTTTTTGCTTTATATTTTTATAAATAGGAACATTTTTTTCTTCTAAATACGCTATTACATTAACTCTGTCTGGGGAAGGCGATTCAAAGTGACTATGTAATTGAGCGTCTTTTATTTTAAATGCATTTTCTTCTGCAATTCTTTTTAAATCTTCGTTTGTAGAGACATTCATTTTGTACAATGTGTAATTTTCTTCTTCATTTGTGAGTAAGAAAATGCTATAACCATTAATCTCATAATTATTGTCTGCTTCGTTAAAAATGCCCCACAAATTGGATAGTATTTCACTCATATTATAATACTCCCCTCATCACTTTATTTCGATTCATTTTACCATTTATTCCTATATATCTTAATTAACTAGTGCTATTTTTTGGTCGTAACACTTAATTAAACTTTATAACTAAAACTTAAAAACTACAGAGCAAAACCAAGTATAAATAATACACTTTATACTTGGTTTTATTTTTAGAATGAATCTAATTTTTTATTGCTTCATTAAATTCATTTAATAATTTTTTTATTTTATATGTTTTTAACAGATTAGAAGAGATAACAAACACACCTTCGTTACTAAATTCAATTGTAAACAAAATTAACAGTAGAATAGATAATTTAAAAAAACCAATCGAAGAAAGTTTAAATTACTTTAAATCGTCAAATTAAGTTAGACACCATATCATTCTCCATATACCTCATGAATACTTCCAACGGGGTGCAATAGTCTAACGACTTTCTTGGGATGTGATTTCTTCCGGAGGCCACAGCGGAAACATACGACTGGTCCACATCCTGAAAATCCATGTGCTTAGGCAGGCCATCCTTTCGGAGGAGGCCATTTGAATGTTCATTTAATCCGCGTTGGGAAGGCGTTCCTGGATCCGCAAAATAAATGGCAAGGTCGTGCCTGTTGCTGATCGACTGCCAGTTGGAAAACTCCTTGCCGCAGTCAAAGGTGATGGATTTGAATAAGTGTTTCGGGAAACGGCTGCACCACCGGTGCAGCGTGGTTTCAATATCTCTGGCCTTACGGCCGGCTGGTTGAAGGGTAACGATCACTTTCGATAAACGCTCAACCAGAGTGATCACAGCACTTTGATGGTGACGACCAACAATGGTGTCTCCTTCCAGGTGCCCGAATTCCTGCCGAAAGGCCGGGTACTCCCGGTCCCTGTCCGCAAGAGTCCGCCGAAACGCCTGCTTTCCCCGGCGTTCCTGATGCCCGTTTGGTTTCCGCTTCCCTTTCATTGGCAGGGTGCTTCGATCCAGCATCCATCGCTCAAACATCCGGTACAGGGTGCGTCCGGAACAGGGAAGCGGACGCTCCCGGCGTCCGGCGATGACATCAGGGGTCCATCCTTCCTTGATTTTCTCGGTGACATAGACCTGGTCGGCGGGCGTTAAGACCGTCGGTCTTCGACCACACCGCTGTTTATTGGCTTGATACCGCTGAACATAATCAAGGGCCCGATGCCCTTCCCGTAAGTAGCTCACGACGTTGTGGATCGTTTGACGGGCACGCCCGAGCTGCCTGGCAATCCGGAAAACCGGGAACTCATTCTGGTTATATGCTTCTATGAGGACAACTTCATTCGTGCTAAGATGGGTGTAGGTCATTCGTGATCACTCCTATGATTTCTTTGGTCGGAAATTCATCTTGAGTGTATCACGAGTGATCTTTTTCGTTGTCTAGCTTAATTTTACAATCGGCGTACTTTATAGATAGAGAAAAAAATACTCAAAAAAAGTTAAACAATCTTTTAAATTTTATTTCTAATGGACAATTAACAAATACCCCTTCTTCTGTTCTAGAAGAAATAAACAAGCTTGATATCGAAAAAAAAGAAATTCAAGATCAGATAAAGGATTTAAAACAACAACTTAGTCAACCTACCATTGCTCATGTTTCACTAGAACAGATCAAAAATCATTTAACTAATTTCTCTAAAATTTTACCTAATTTAAAACCAGAACAGCAAAAAGACTTTTTGCATACAATAATTAAAGAAATCACTGTAAATAGTGGTTCATCTCCTTCTAAAAGAACAATCAAACACATAGAATTGTTCTTTGACACTTCTTCTGAAACAGACTTTGTGCTTACTTATGATAAGGACTCCCTGCATTAATCTGTACTGCACGGTAGATCTGCTCTGTAAGCATCAGACGTATTAATTGGTGGGGAAAAGTTAGTGCGGAAAACGACCATTTGAAATCAGCCCGTTTTAACACTTCCCTGGATAGACCGAGGGAGCCCCCGATCACAAAAACGATCGTACTCGTTCCCTGTACGGCCAGATCCTGGAAGGTTGCAGCCAGCTGTTCAGAAGAAATCATTCTGCCTCCCGGATCGAGAGCAATCACGTATCCACGTTCGGGAATCTTTTTGAGAATGCGTTCACCCTCTGTGTCCTTTACCTGCTCATTTTCCTTCTCACTGGCCTGCTCGGGTGTTTTTTCATCCTTTACTTCAACAATTTCCACTGAGCCCTGCCTGCTCAGTCTTTTTTTATATTCTGCGATTCCTTCATTGATAAATGCTTCTTTGCATTTTCCGACAGCGACAATTAATATATTCACAGGTCTTATCCCCCTCCAAATTATTTTTCCACAGAAATTGTCCACATATTCACAAGTAAAAGATCCTAAATTGTCACAGCAAATTCTGCTTTTTCTTTACAATACTCACAGGCTGTGGACATTTTTTGGTTTTCATCCACAATATTATCCACAGACGGGGCCCTCCCTTCTCCTTTTTCCACTGCGTCATCCAACGCTTCTTCTATATGCTCTCTACAGCACTGTATCAACGGTTTACCCTTCTTTCTTCATGCAAATTTTTCCGCATTTATTGTAGCACATCTTCTCTTTACTCCGTTCATGTTTATATTTATCCACAAAAAAGGGCCTTCTAACGAAGGCCCCTGAATGCTTTATTCACCTGTGGATGCGGTCTGAGTTAATTCTATCTCCGCCGTCTGCTTTTCTCCGTCCCGGTAATACGTTATGGTGACTGTATCCCCGATCTCGGCACTATTATACAGATACTCCCGGAGATCGCTGCCTTCCTGGACCTCTTCACCGTCAATTTGAGTGATTACATCGTTTTGTTCAAGCCCTGCTTTCTGCGCATCAGAGTTTGGCTGAACCTGGGTCACGTACACTCCGTGATCTACATCTTCAGGAAGCCCCAGCTCCTCTGTCCAGTTGTAGCTGGATAGTTCAGAAATGGACTGAATAGCTACACCCAGCTGCGGGCGTTCTACTTCGCCGTCCTCTTCTAAATCCTCAATGATCGGCACTGCCACTGACGTTGGAATCGAAAACCCGATGCCCTCCACCGAGGACTGGGCAATTTTCATGGAATTAATTCCAATTACCTGGCCGGAGCTGTTAACTAAAGGACCACCACTGTTACCCGGGTTAATCGCTGCATCCGTCTGCATAACATCTGCTTCCCAGTCATTCTGGCCGTCCCCGTTGTAATCCACAGGAATACTACGGTCTTTTGCGCTGATAATACCTTCAGTCACCGTCCGTGTTAAATCTGTGCCAAGCGGATTCCCAATAGCAATGGCCTGATCGCCCACCTGCAGGTCATCGGAGCTGCCAAAATCAGCTACGCTGTCAATCTGTCCGCCGTCTACTTTTAATACGGCCAGATCGGTATAAGGGTCAGTACCAACAATCTCTGCATCAAGCCGGGTGTCATCCTCCAGACTGATTTCTACAGAGTTTGCTCCTTCCACTACGTGGTTGTTGGTAACAATGAACGCTGAACCATTTTCCTTTTTGTAAATGACGCCGGAGCCAGTGCCCTGTTCCACAGAGCCATCCTCCTGTTCTTCACTTCCCTGACTCCCCTGAATACCAGCGTTTTGTGCCTGAACCTGATTAAACACTCCGACTACAGCCCCGGAAACTTCATTTGCCGCCGCTGTCACCGTCCCAGCTTCTGCACTGACTTCTTCTGTAGAGACGTCGGATCCGGAACCATTGTTCGATAAATCCGCCGTCCCGTCGATGGTTTCAGTATTTTCCCCTGAAACAGAATCATATATAAATGGTGCTGATACTGTCATTACCCC
Proteins encoded in this region:
- a CDS encoding DUF4190 domain-containing protein, with protein sequence MNDTNTAVKQPSSIKAIISLVLGFDAFIFLVILFPFSLIFGIIGLWVGIKALKDIKNNHYRGRKAALAGVIFSLIGMITGAVITLNVFIL
- a CDS encoding aldo/keto reductase; translation: MSIQTSVTTLANGVKMPWLGLGVYQAEKGDEVKNAVLTALEAGYRSIDTASFYDNEESVGEAIQESGVPRDELFITTKLWNNEHGFDEALEAFERSRKKLGVDVVDLYLIHWPVPGKFKETWGALEKLYKDGKVRAIGVSNFTDQHLEELLKTAEITPMLNQVEFHPRLFQKALLEYCQSHDIQLEGWRPLGKGDLLDHDAVKEIADKHGKTPAQVLVRWALQNKVVSIPKSVTAERIRSNAEVFDFELDTKDMDTINGMNENARYGLHPDEFDYASTTK
- a CDS encoding DUF294 nucleotidyltransferase-like domain-containing protein — encoded protein: MSNSSFSQTQGFSAEPSFKSYEEIKKDKEEKMDDLAGEPVKLNEAHDTWISETVTLAVHHHQSERGELPAHFAFFLMGSAGRQEQAKFSDQDHGIVFEGTDDELQDYFLGLGAEIREGMAIVGYPRCEGLVMASHKRWCHGVEGWKKQVDGWIEADEWGPFRHLLTFIDARTLVGEDELLEDVKQHVFEQAGRREVLKRLSENTAYLHKGLNAFGQLLPEEKGQYAGSMHIKDVGFFPYVHALRLLAIYEGIHASSTIERIRQVSEKHSYVKGKDVHFKNLLELRASFSRKQNVYEDVHYVPVQELSKTQKSELKSALKEGKHLFQHTKKIMESGDF
- a CDS encoding AbrB family transcriptional regulator → MKRTKLLLLAAAVLTGGLFSYLQLPAGWLLGGLVTGIACGMSYKRLVFDGWPFRTVLALIGCNIGFMMEPGIFALLGQYIFPLILTLSLTMALGVGLGWLMNRWTDLDPLTAYFCCVPGGASEVIGLSSDYGADNRMVAAFHTTRITLFVLTIPIFIGLTTPADIGSMGSAGPSVAEVSPVVMGVFGICVAVTVLLYYLYKVPAGTLFYGLIIGFIVGHWVVTTDNGLPSVIGGSGQALLGAMVGIRFDRPTFYKLKEIGRPSAVLLGFYFIFSLLLALLFHAATGLPYVTSLLSTVPAGAAEMSSTAIALNLEPTLVSSLHIIRVLVLFICLPFFVRLLQKLIQKQSV
- a CDS encoding glutathione peroxidase, coding for MTAGIYNIDAVQADGTEKTLNEYKGEVLLIVNTASECGFTPQYEELEELYQRYKNRGFQVLGFPSNDFGGQEPDTIQNITEFCETNYGVSFDIFDKVHAKGNEKHPLFDWLLKQTSPDREIEWNFEKFLVSRRGEVLGSFKSSTKPTDPQITAMIETGLQQS
- a CDS encoding ammonium transporter, which codes for MDPIVLLDNLWVMIGFILVILMQGGFILLEAGSTRMKNAGHIAGKTIFTLGISSLVFWAVGYGFIYGNDVGGIIGLSNFFYGDASTADGLTPAVDFIFQLAFAAIALTIAFGGFAERAKLAAYVVFAILFSAIVYPVVAHWIWGGGWISGLGKQDFAGSTVVHLTGAMGALAATILLKPRIGKYNKDGSVNNLPGHNQVFTALGVLLLWVGWFGFNGASTFGVADGFFGYVSMNTQLAAAAGAFAALLIAWAVLGKADVPSMLNGALAGLVAITASCAFVAPWASVVIGAIGGMLCFFSVRFFEKRNIDDPIFALSVHGMAGAWGTISTGFFATPQLAEMNGGRAGLFYGGGLTQLGVQIISVVACGLFAFIASYILLLITKSIIGGLRVSEEEEIMGLDMSEHGAYGYPENVQPTTDNSSERTGA
- a CDS encoding uracil-DNA glycosylase, giving the protein MEILQNDWAPVLEKEFDKEYYQELREFLKKEYQEKTVYPDMHDIFNALHYTGYENTKVVILGQDPYHGPKQAHGLSFSVNPDVSIPPSLKNIHAELEEDLGCEKPGHGSLVSWAKQGVLLLNTVLTVRKGEANSHKGKGWETFTNEVIRQTNEKEYPVVFILWGRHAQAKEELITNEHHLVIKSPHPSPFSANKGFFGSRPFSKANQFLKEADRPEIDWCIPTEEEDRT